The genomic window AAAAACATACTGTTATTCTTCCGAAAATAGTGTTCTTAGAGAATGGATCGACTGAATTTTTTATCTGTGAGGATTTTTCAAGTTTTTTCTAGCTAGTTGGAGACTTTATATGTTTCTAAAGCTAGTTAGCTAGAAGACTGAGAAAACACAGTATTCGTTTAATGGTTGATAACTACCGATAAACAGTTAGGCATTGCTACTTTTTCTGATTAATCCCCATAGATAAATAGCAACAATTGCACCTAGCACAGCCACTAAAATACCTGGAAGAGTTAAAGCAGTAGCAGCAGCCGCAGTATTTTGCAGAGTTCCTGTTTGTATCAAGGTAAATAGACTTCCACTGACGAAAGCACCAATGATACCCAAAACTATTGTGGACACAATTCCACCACCTTGATAATCAGGATAAGTAGCCTTAGCAATCGCACCTGCCAAAAGTCCTAAAACTACCCAAGCAATAATACTCATAACTGCCTCAACCACTTCACTTATATATAAGTTATCAACTTTTATTCACAATTCTTTCTACCACATGGGATAAATGCTAAATCCAAAAGTTAGACAAAAAACTTTACATCCAGATTGGATATAAATCTGCCTCTATACCATTAAAATGCTAAATAAAAGTTTTTTCTAAATTAAGTCAGGAATTATTCAAAATATAATCTTAGTCCTGATTGACTGGAAAAATAGATAATACTAACAAACTAATTTATCTATCTGATTTTATATCTATCTTAAGATAGAAACATTTTATCTAACTTTTTGGGGATGCATCAAAAATATTTACTTATAGATGAAATGTATATTTTTTGTGATAATTCATCATTAATATATGTTATTGTACATAATAATAAACTAGGCTTTTTTTATAATTTTTATTTAACAACTTTATAAACTGACCAAAGAGTAATTTTCTTAATCACTAATGTTTTGCGAAAATTAGCAATAACTTTTATGAAAAGCCAGATTTAGCCCAATACGCTTGGGTTAGAGGCACATAAAATATATTGCGTAGGTTGGGGAGCCACAGCACCCAAGCGGTTTCCCGACGAGCCTTGCAAGTGGCTTTGAGGAACGAAACCCAACCTACAATTATCCTTAACTGAATTGTATTGAGATTTAGCCAGGAATTTATTATGTGAAATTACACAGGAAAATTTGCTCACACTAATTTTTGTGAATATTGAATATATAGCAATCCTAAATCATTCGTGAAAAGTTAGATCCCCGACAACTTTTACGAAGTCGGGGATCTGGACACTGCGAATTTCCACAAATCAGATAGGATTGCTATATCATATTCCCTCAACTGTTATTTTGAAGGTAGATGGAGGAGATAATATGTAGCCAAAATTTGCAGAAGTTATCTCAAATGGCACGGGAGAATTTTGTCTCTCGCGTTCTTGTGTGAGTATCAAATATGACGGCAATATTTCTGACTAGTAATCTACCGATATCTGTAATATGGATATGATTTTTTGATAAACTGACCAGGCTATCGGCTTCTAATGGTTTTAACGCCTCTAGTTCATCAGAGAAATATTCATCAAAATTGATATGATATTTGTTTTCAATATCTTGCTTATGAAGCTGAAAGTGAGACATAATCCCCATGATGACATCCCGTCTGATAATATCATTTTGAGTAAGTTTGATACCTTTACTAATAGGTAAAGTACCCGCTGCAAGTGTTTGATAATAATCCTTTAATTCCTTGTGATTTTGAGCATAAGCATCTTCTAGCATACTGATGGATGTAGCACCAAAACCAAACAGTTCTGTTTCTGCATGGGTAGTGTAGCCCTGGAAGTTGCGCTTGAGAGTACCATTCCGTTGAGCGATCGCTAATTCATCATTAGTTTTAGCAAAATGATCCATGCCAATAAATAGATATTGGTTATTCGTTAATTCTTCAATGGTCATTTTCAGAATCTCTAACTTTTCCTCTGCTGGGGGTAGTGCCTCTTGAGGGATATTTTTTTGCGTCGGTTTGAGCCACGGTACATAGGCAAAGTTAAAAACAACAATTCGGTCAGGGTCTAACTCAATAG from Nostoc sp. UHCC 0926 includes these protein-coding regions:
- a CDS encoding GlsB/YeaQ/YmgE family stress response membrane protein, whose amino-acid sequence is MSIIAWVVLGLLAGAIAKATYPDYQGGGIVSTIVLGIIGAFVSGSLFTLIQTGTLQNTAAAATALTLPGILVAVLGAIVAIYLWGLIRKSSNA